The proteins below are encoded in one region of Telopea speciosissima isolate NSW1024214 ecotype Mountain lineage chromosome 10, Tspe_v1, whole genome shotgun sequence:
- the LOC122643216 gene encoding furostanol glycoside 26-O-beta-glucosidase-like → MMKDMGMTAFRFSISWSRILPKGTLSGGINPKGIQFYNDLINTLKNNSLEPFATLFHWDSPQALEDAYGGFLNSRIVNDFRDFADVCFKNFGDRVKNWMTINEPYSYAVYGYGDGTYAPARCSTWLGCSEGNSSTEPYIVGHNLLLAHATAVDLYRRNYTGSQNGTIGLALNFFWTVPYSSHLEDINATQRSADFKFGWYMDPITNGDYPEIMKELVGERLPKFNATESKMLKGSFDFLGLNYYTTSYAFNVPPADPNYLSYQTDACANTTGVRNGTAIGTLTGSPWLYAYPMAMGQVLNYINGKYNNPIIYITENGVSQENATSSKSLNDTNRIDYLKSHLYYLHRAIREGVNVKGYFVWSLLDNFEWNYGYTTPFGLYYVNLELISVRPQRFPKESAKWLKGFLRNVMDIKLLVSSM, encoded by the exons ATGATGAAGGATATGGGGATGACGGCTTTCAGGTTCTCAATCTCGTGGTCTAGAATATTACCAA AAGGCACACTAAGCGGGGGAATAAACCCTAAAGGCATCCAATTCTACAATGACCTTATTAATACCCTGAAGAACAATA GTCTTGAGCCTTTCGCAACTTTATTTCACTGGGATTCTCCCCAAGCCCTTGAAGATGCTTACGGGGGTTTCTTAAACTCTAGAATTGT GAATGATTTTCGAGACTTTGCAGATGTGTGCTTTAAGAACTTTGGTGACCGAGTGAAGAACTGGATGACCATAAACGAGCCATATTCCTATGCAGTGTATGGATACGGTGATGGAACCTATGCGCCAGCCCGATGTTCTACTTGGTTGGGTTGCAGTGAAGGGAATTCATCGACGGAACCATATATTGTGGGCCATAATTTACTCCTTGCTCATGCAACAGCAGTTGATTTGTATAGAAGAAACTATACG GGATCTCAAAACGGCACGATTGGATTAGCATTAAATTTTTTCTGGACGGTGCCTTACTCCTCACACTTGGAAGATATTAATGCCACCCAACGATCGGCTGATTTCAAGTTTGGCTG GTATATGGACCCAATAACCAATGGCGATTATCCAGAAATTATGAAAGAACTTGTAGGAGAACGGCTACCGAAATTTAATGCAACAGAATCAAAGATGTTAAAAGGGTCTTTTGATTTCCTGGGGTTAAATTACTATACTACCTCTTATGCTTTCAATGTTCCTCCAGCCGACCCCAACTATCTAAGCTATCAAACTGATGCTTGCGCCAATACCACCG GTGTTCGAAATGGCACTGCAATTGGTACACTG ACTGGTTCACCATGGCTCTATGCATATCCAATGGCCATGGGACAAGTTCTGAATTACATAAATGGGAAATACAACAATCCTATTATTTACATCACCGAGAATG GAGTTTCCCAGGAGAATGCCACATCATCGAAGTCCCTCAATGACACCAACAGAATTGACTACCTCAAAAGTCATCTATATTACCTTCACAGAGCCATCAG GGAGGGAGTGAATGTAAAAGGATACTTTGTATGGTCTTTGCTTGACAACTTTGAATGGAACTATGGTTACACAACCCCATTTGGACTTTACTACGTGAATTTGGAATTAATATCAGTTAGGCCGCAGCGGTTCCCAAAGGAATCAGCTAAGTGGTTGAAAGGCTTCCTAAGAAATGTAATGGATATCAAGCTTCTTGTGTCTTCTATGTAG